The sequence TCTTTTTCAATTCTTCTTCAGATGCTTCTCGGATATTGACAAGTCCACGATCATCGGGTTCGTATCCTTCAATGCCTTCAACATATACAAACCCATTTCCATTTGGATGAAGATGCTGAACGACGACCGTCTTTTCATATAAGCTGTCTTCAAAATGGTAGTTAACCCGCTTCATTGAAACTTCTTTGCGTGTCAGTCCAGGAATCGTTTCGATGATTTGTTGTTTTTGCTCAAATGTAAGCATAATTTTGCCACTCTTTCTATATCAATTGTGTGTTTAGTATACCATCATTCTTCATTCACCGTTAAACCAAGCATACGCGCAAATCCGATGGCTTGTTCATTAGAAACGACACACCCTACAATTTTGCTTAGCGAAACTTCGATACGGTCATATGTATTATCCGACAGATCAACGCCGTTCAGATCTGTTTCCGAGAAGTTCGCATTATGCAGTTTGCATTTTTTGAAACGAACCGGCTTGAAGGTACATTCGTAGAAGTCACTATCTTCAATACTCGAGTTCGCAAATTCTACTTCCTTCATGCTCGCGAAATTGAAATTCGAATAACGCACATCACAATCGTCAATAAGCATATGTCCGATAGTAGAATTGGACAGATCGGCTCCCGTCAATTTAGAGTTAACAATTTCACATCGATGCAGCATCGCTTTCTCCAAATGAACATTAGAGAAATCACAGCGCTCAAATCGGCAATCGACGAACTCCATCCCGCGCCAATTACCCGATGCAAACGACACATCCTTAAACAAGCAATTATCGAAAACTAGCCGTTCATCTTCCGCATCCGGCATTACTCCACCTTCAATACGCACTTGTTCAATAAACCCTTCCCTACTCCAAATATCCCCCGGCCGAATCAGCTGAAGATCCGCCGATAGCTTCGGCTTCTGGCGCTTATCTTTCACTTTCGTCAATGCATTCTCCCCCTATCTCGTTTTCCATTCAATAATAATGACAAGCACGATGACGACAATAAACGCCAACAGATAAAACCAATTTGGAACCGAAC is a genomic window of Sporosarcina oncorhynchi containing:
- a CDS encoding pentapeptide repeat-containing protein; this encodes MKDKRQKPKLSADLQLIRPGDIWSREGFIEQVRIEGGVMPDAEDERLVFDNCLFKDVSFASGNWRGMEFVDCRFERCDFSNVHLEKAMLHRCEIVNSKLTGADLSNSTIGHMLIDDCDVRYSNFNFASMKEVEFANSSIEDSDFYECTFKPVRFKKCKLHNANFSETDLNGVDLSDNTYDRIEVSLSKIVGCVVSNEQAIGFARMLGLTVNEE